A single window of Acidimicrobiia bacterium DNA harbors:
- a CDS encoding glycosyltransferase, producing the protein MTLFTVGSRGDIEPYIALGHGLVAVGNTVRLSTHERYEPEIREAGMEFSPAGGDPRLMMEAEPGKRWLASGRNPVRIMQRLLDLSGPIFHQYLKDCEAAMAGTDAVLFSVLAFPAYHLAEAARIPAIGAYLQPMTRTRQFPSLFMKRSGSGLLNLWSHVAVEQITWQPVRRSVNRWRAGLGLGPLPRSGLYRSIYKSMPVLYGFSPAVVTPPSDWPDQIKVTGYWVRERPRTWRPSEALTRFLADGPAPVYVGFGSRPEREPEVLTGVVLAAVRRTGKRAVLLTGWGGLKVADSSDDVLVVDDVPHDWLFPQMAAVVHHGGAGTTGTALQSGTPSVVVPSFADQFFWGERVEALGVGVSLPRRRLTIESLSRAILTTDQENIRSRSAELAARLRAENGVERAVDHVTAIVAGRPEH; encoded by the coding sequence ATGACTCTGTTCACGGTCGGGTCGAGGGGTGACATCGAGCCGTACATTGCACTCGGCCATGGACTCGTTGCGGTGGGAAACACCGTGCGGCTGTCTACCCACGAGCGTTACGAGCCGGAGATCCGGGAGGCGGGTATGGAGTTCAGCCCTGCCGGTGGAGATCCCCGCCTCATGATGGAAGCGGAGCCGGGCAAGAGGTGGCTCGCCAGCGGACGGAACCCCGTTCGAATCATGCAGCGTCTCTTGGATCTTTCAGGACCAATCTTTCATCAATACCTGAAGGATTGCGAGGCCGCCATGGCAGGCACCGACGCGGTTTTGTTTTCCGTTCTCGCCTTCCCGGCCTACCACCTCGCCGAGGCAGCCCGCATCCCGGCGATCGGCGCCTACCTGCAGCCCATGACCCGCACCCGCCAGTTTCCCAGCCTGTTCATGAAGCGGAGTGGGTCCGGGCTTCTCAATCTGTGGTCCCACGTCGCCGTGGAGCAGATCACCTGGCAGCCGGTCCGGCGGTCGGTCAATCGCTGGCGAGCGGGATTAGGCTTGGGTCCGCTTCCGCGGTCGGGTCTCTACCGGTCCATCTACAAATCGATGCCGGTTCTCTACGGATTCTCGCCGGCGGTGGTGACGCCACCTTCGGACTGGCCGGACCAAATCAAGGTGACCGGCTACTGGGTCCGTGAACGTCCCAGGACTTGGCGGCCGTCGGAAGCCCTCACCCGGTTTCTGGCCGATGGTCCGGCGCCCGTATATGTCGGATTCGGCAGCCGCCCCGAGCGGGAGCCGGAAGTACTCACCGGCGTGGTGCTGGCCGCGGTCAGGCGGACGGGCAAGCGGGCGGTCCTATTGACCGGATGGGGAGGACTCAAGGTGGCGGATTCGAGTGACGACGTGCTCGTGGTCGACGATGTTCCGCACGATTGGTTGTTTCCCCAGATGGCGGCAGTTGTGCACCACGGCGGCGCAGGCACCACCGGCACGGCTCTTCAGTCGGGGACCCCATCAGTCGTGGTGCCGTCGTTCGCCGACCAGTTCTTCTGGGGAGAGCGGGTAGAGGCTCTCGGAGTAGGAGTTAGCCTGCCTAGACGCCGGCTCACCATCGAGTCCTTGTCCCGGGCGATCCTGACAACGGACCAAGAGAACATTCGCTCCAGATCGGCGGAGCTGGCAGCAAGGCTCCGAGCGGAGAATGGTGTCGAAAGAGCAGTAGATCATGTGACCGCCATCGTCGCCGGCCGGCCCGAGCACTGA
- a CDS encoding dienelactone hydrolase family protein, protein MTRVVLFHHAQGLTPGVEAFADNLRAAGHEVHTPDLFDGETFDSIQAGMAHVGTIGFGEIMQRGARAADALGGHLVYAGFSLGVVPAQMLAQTRRGALGAVLCYSCVPVSEFGESWPADVPVQIHGMDADPFFVDEGDIDAARAIVESSPRAELFLYPGDQHYFADNSLPSYDAEATELLLRRVISFLAGLSDAPADAPAKP, encoded by the coding sequence ATGACCCGAGTTGTCCTCTTCCATCACGCGCAGGGGCTGACGCCCGGTGTGGAGGCGTTTGCCGATAATCTTCGGGCTGCCGGTCACGAAGTGCACACCCCGGACCTGTTCGACGGCGAAACCTTCGACTCCATTCAGGCCGGCATGGCCCATGTCGGAACGATTGGGTTCGGGGAGATCATGCAACGCGGCGCTCGTGCAGCCGATGCCCTCGGCGGCCACCTCGTGTACGCGGGGTTCTCGCTGGGTGTGGTGCCGGCCCAGATGCTTGCCCAGACCCGTCGCGGGGCGCTGGGCGCGGTGCTTTGTTATTCGTGCGTGCCCGTCTCGGAGTTCGGTGAGTCGTGGCCCGCCGACGTTCCGGTGCAGATCCACGGGATGGACGCCGACCCCTTCTTCGTAGACGAGGGTGACATCGACGCCGCCCGTGCCATCGTCGAGTCCTCCCCCCGCGCCGAGTTGTTCCTGTATCCGGGTGATCAGCACTACTTCGCCGATAACTCGTTGCCCTCCTACGACGCGGAAGCAACCGAGCTGTTATTGCGGCGGGTCATCAGCTTCCTGGCGGGACTGTCCGACGCACCGGCGGACGCCCCGGCCAAACCGTGA
- a CDS encoding DUF1801 domain-containing protein, whose translation MTVDEYLDAAPEPQRSTLNRLRAMLTSILPEAEEGMSYGVPAFKVGGKAVVGYAHAKRHCSYFPHSGSVIPRVEPELLEGYDWSKGTLRFPVDRAPDEVLVRRLVAIRLAMLEE comes from the coding sequence ATGACCGTGGACGAGTACCTCGATGCAGCACCCGAACCTCAGCGAAGCACGCTGAACCGCCTTCGTGCGATGTTGACGTCGATCCTTCCGGAGGCAGAAGAAGGCATGTCGTACGGTGTCCCTGCCTTCAAAGTCGGCGGAAAGGCTGTGGTCGGCTACGCCCATGCCAAACGCCACTGCAGCTACTTCCCCCACTCCGGCTCTGTCATCCCACGCGTCGAGCCGGAGCTACTCGAGGGCTACGACTGGTCCAAAGGCACCTTGCGGTTCCCGGTGGACCGGGCACCGGATGAGGTTCTCGTTCGCCGCCTGGTTGCGATCCGCCTTGCCATGCTGGAGGAGTAG
- a CDS encoding DUF1697 domain-containing protein has translation MTPYVALLRGVNVGGGNRLPMEGLRATAEHLGFTNVATCLQSGNLLFSSPDDESEIVARLRAALSERHDLTVPVVVRSAAEFLAVVERHPDHAGALPPKLLHVAFLDQAPEVDAVDAFDAEQFAPDRWHLDGRELYLTYPDGSARSKMTIDAFERRWNLIATARNLNTVRRIADLLTASSSRSD, from the coding sequence GTGACGCCCTACGTGGCTCTGCTGCGGGGCGTGAACGTGGGCGGTGGAAACCGGCTGCCGATGGAGGGCCTCCGTGCGACGGCTGAGCACCTCGGCTTCACGAACGTCGCCACCTGCCTCCAAAGCGGTAACCTGCTGTTCTCCAGTCCCGACGACGAGTCCGAGATCGTGGCACGTTTGCGAGCGGCGCTGAGCGAGCGGCACGACCTCACCGTTCCGGTGGTGGTCCGATCGGCAGCCGAGTTCCTGGCCGTGGTCGAGCGCCATCCCGATCACGCCGGCGCGTTACCCCCCAAGCTGCTTCATGTTGCGTTCCTCGACCAAGCCCCGGAGGTCGACGCGGTGGATGCATTCGACGCCGAGCAGTTCGCTCCCGACCGTTGGCATCTTGACGGGCGTGAGCTGTACCTCACCTACCCGGACGGGTCGGCACGATCAAAGATGACCATCGATGCCTTCGAGCGACGTTGGAACCTGATTGCAACAGCACGCAACCTCAACACCGTTCGCCGAATCGCGGACCTGCTCACCGCTTCGTCAAGTCGGAGTGACTAG
- a CDS encoding Na+/H+ antiporter subunit E: MPAIIEVPLRARTRNQLTLLMNSISFTPGTVALELHDNHLIVHVLNTDDPGEVAAEIRTMESKIMAVLSRAEFEDATQENVWRRWRLVDRRYLIPAWAHPPPEIHPRTSDTPARPQEPPK, from the coding sequence ATGCCGGCGATCATCGAGGTGCCGCTGCGGGCGAGGACGCGAAACCAGCTGACCCTGCTGATGAACTCGATCTCATTCACCCCGGGTACCGTGGCCCTGGAGCTCCACGACAATCACCTGATCGTGCACGTGCTCAACACAGACGACCCGGGCGAGGTGGCGGCAGAGATCCGGACGATGGAGTCGAAGATCATGGCGGTGTTGTCACGGGCCGAATTTGAAGACGCGACCCAAGAGAACGTCTGGCGGCGCTGGCGCCTGGTCGACCGACGCTATCTCATCCCGGCCTGGGCTCACCCGCCGCCCGAGATCCATCCGCGCACGTCGGATACTCCCGCCCGGCCGCAGGAGCCGCCGAAGTAG